The DNA window GTCGACATCGGCGTACCGGTGCTTTCGATGCACGCGCCGTTCGAACTGGTCGCCAAGACCGACGTCTATATGACTTTCAAGGGCTTCACCGCCTATTTCGGCGAAAAATAAAAACACATACGATAATCGGAGGATCAACCCATGGGCAAGCTGAAAATCGGCATCATCGGTACCGGCGGGATCGCAAACGTCCACATCGAAAGCTATCTGAAAAACCCCAACGTTGAACTCTACGCACTCTGCGACATCAACGAAGAGCGTTTAAAGGCAAAGGGTGAAAAATACGGCGTCACCCGTCTCTTTACCGATAAAGACGAGATGCTCAAGCTCAAAGAGCTCGACGCGGTTTCGGTCACGACTTGGAATTCTCAGCACGCGCCCTGCACGATTGCGGCTTTAAACGCGGGCAAACATGTCATCTGCGAAAAGCCGATGGCAATGAACGCCGCTGAAGCGCAAGCCATGGCGGACGCCGCCAAAAAGAACAACAAGCTGCTGATGATCGGCTTTGTGCGCCGGTTCGGAAATGACTGCGATATCCTCAAGGACTTTGTCGACAGCGGCTATTTCGGCGATATCTATTATGCCAAAGCGACTTATTTGCGCCGCAACGGCAACCCCGGCGGCTGGTTTGCCGACAAATCCCGCAGCGGCGGCGGCCCGCTGATCGATCTGGGCGTACACGTCATCGATCTGGCGCGCTACCTGATGGGCTGCCCGAAGCCGGTCTCGGTCTATGCGGTCACCTTCCAAAAACTCTTCGACCGTCCGGGCGTTAAGGATAGCGTCGGTTACAGCGCGTCGGATGTCGCCAAAGGCAAACACATCTGCGACGTCGAGGATTTTGCCTCGGCGCTGATCCGTTTCGACAACGGTGCGGTGATTGCGCTGGAGGCCAGTTTTGCACTGAACATCAAGGACGGCGTCGGCGATATCCAGCTGATGGGTACCAAAGCCGGTGCGCGGCTTGACCCGTCCCTCGAAATTTTCACGGAACAAAACGGCTATATGTGCGATATTTCACTCAAAAAACCGACCGCGCTCAGTTTTGACGGGCTGTTCCAAAAGGAAATCGACCACTGGGTCGACTGCCTGCTCGGCAAAACCGAGTGCCGCGTACCCGCAGAAGCCGGTGTGACCCTGATGAAGATTCTCGACGCGGCTTACGAATCCGCCAAAACCGGACATGAGGTGATGATAAAATGAAAACGGCAGTCAGCAGTTACAGTTTTTCA is part of the Oscillospiraceae bacterium genome and encodes:
- a CDS encoding Gfo/Idh/MocA family oxidoreductase, which codes for MGKLKIGIIGTGGIANVHIESYLKNPNVELYALCDINEERLKAKGEKYGVTRLFTDKDEMLKLKELDAVSVTTWNSQHAPCTIAALNAGKHVICEKPMAMNAAEAQAMADAAKKNNKLLMIGFVRRFGNDCDILKDFVDSGYFGDIYYAKATYLRRNGNPGGWFADKSRSGGGPLIDLGVHVIDLARYLMGCPKPVSVYAVTFQKLFDRPGVKDSVGYSASDVAKGKHICDVEDFASALIRFDNGAVIALEASFALNIKDGVGDIQLMGTKAGARLDPSLEIFTEQNGYMCDISLKKPTALSFDGLFQKEIDHWVDCLLGKTECRVPAEAGVTLMKILDAAYESAKTGHEVMIK